A stretch of DNA from Anaerolineae bacterium:
TCTAATCGGACGGCCCGGCGCGCCGGCGGGATAGTGGTGCCGTTATGGTCCAACTGGGCTACTTTCTCTGGGCAATGGTGGCTCTGTTCGCGGTGATCGGATTCATCCGCGGTTCGACCCGCGAGATGATCGCCATGGCCGGGATCGTGCTGGGACTGTTTGTGCTTGAGCAGCTCGGCGATGTGATTCTGACTCCGCTGATTGGCAGCGCCCCCCTGGCCCAGCAGTTCTATGTGTATGCTGGCATCCTCACCGTGATCACACTGTTCGCTTATGAGACCCCGGCACGCTTTGAGCGCGGCGAGCGGGCAGAACGCTCCGGACACGACGCCCGCGAGGGCCTGCAGGAGGGTCTTCTGGGGGCGACGATCGGCGGCGTCAACGCCTATCTCTTCTTCGGGTCGCTGTGGTACTACATGGACGTGCTGCACTATCCACTCAGTCCCTCGATCATGGCCCCGCCGCTGAACTCGGCCAGCGCCCAGTTTGTCAACCAGTTGCCGCTGGTGTTCCTGCTGGAAGGCAACCTGCTCACGCTGCTGGTCATTGTCCTGTTCCTGTTTGTAGTCGTTGTGCTGGTCTGAGCCTATGCTGATGCCCGGCCAGCATGTCCATTTTGTCGGGATTGGTGGTAGCGGCCTTTCGGCCATCGCCCGCGTGATGCTCCAGCGCGGCTATCGCGTCTCCGGTTCCGATCGCCAGCTGAACGAGTTGACGGCGGCGCTGGCCCGCGACGGCGCAGTGATCTACGCCGGTCACCGGGCGGAACACATCGGCGACGCTGCGCTGGTGATCATCTCCTCGGCTGTCCCGGCGGATAATCCCGAAGTGCTGGCGGCGCGGGCGCGCGGCCTGCCTGTCCTCAAGCGTAGCGACATTCTGGCGGAATTGATGGCCGGGCAGGTCGGCGTTGCCGTGGCTGGAACGCACGGTAAGACGACAACCACAGCGATGATCGTGCATATCCTGCGGGAGACGGGACGCGATCCCTCGTTCATCGTCGGCGGCGTGGTGCCGGGTGTGGGCACCAACGCCGGGGTGGGCCGGGGGGAGGCGTTTGTCATCGAAGCTGACGAATACGATCATATGTTCCTGGGGTTGCAGCCAACAATCGCCGTGATCACCAATATCGAGCATGACCATCCAGACCTCTTCCCGACTCTGGAGGTATTGACGGAAGATTTCCGCCGCTTTGCCGCGTTGCTTCCAGCGGACGGCCTGCTGATCGCCTGCGCTGACGATCCCGGCGCGGCGAAGCTGGCGGCTGAGCGGCAGTCAGTAGGTGCAGTGGTGACGACCTACGGCCTGGCCAGCCCACAGGCCGACTGGCGTGCTGTAGACGTACAGGCGCGGGGGAAGGGAATGGCCTTCCGCGTGGTACGGGCGGGGCGGGATATCGGCGCCGGGTTGCTGAGCGTGCCGGGCGCTCACAATGTGCAGAATGCCCTGGCAGCGCTGATTGCGGCGATGCGGCTGGGCGTGCCGGAGAAGGATGCGCTGGCAGCGCTGGCAACCTACAGCGGCGCCGGGCGGCGCTTTGAGGTGCGCGGGCAGGCCGGTGGCGTGACTGTGATCGATGATTATGCCCACCACCCGACAGCTATCACCGTGACGCTACGGGCGGCGCGGGCTGCCTATCCGCAGGCGACGATCTGGGCGGTCTGGCAGCCACATACCTTCTCGCGCTTGCGGGCGCTTTTTGACGCTTTCGCCGCAGCCTTTCCGCCGGAAGCCGCCGACCATGTCCTGATCACCGATGTCTATGCCGCGCGGGAGCAGCAGAGCGACGGCCCCGGCATTCCCGAACTGATTGCCCGTATTTCTCATCCAGACGTGCGCCATACACCAACGCTGGACAGCGCCGTCGAGGCGCTGGCAGTGGGGGTGCAACCGGGCGATGTGGTGCTGATCCTCAGCGCCGGTGACGCGCCAACGATCGGCGTCCGCCTGCTGGAGCGACTGCGCCAGGGTCGTTAATAGCGGTCGCTTTCTTTTCCGTCTTTTTGCGGAGGGTCTGGTGGCTGTGGACTACACGCTCCTGGAGGAGCGCTTTGGCGACCGTCTACGGCGGGACGAGCCGCTGGCCCGCCATACGGCGGCCCGGCTGGGCGGCCCGGCGGATGCGCTGGTGGTGGCCCACAACCTGGCCGATCTGATCTTTGCCGCCCGGTTTGCCTGGGAACGGGGTGTGCCGCATCGTATTCTGGGCGGTGGCTCTAATGTGCTGATGGCCGATAGCGGCTTCCGGGGACTGGTCATCATCAACCGGGCAGCGGCGCTGACAATTGGCGCAGACGGCGTCGTCCGGGCGGAAAGCGGAGCCAGCTTGAGTACGGTGGCGCGGCGCTGTATGGCGCGCGGCCTGCGCGGGCTGGAATGGGCGGTCAGCGTGCCGGGTACGATTGGTGGGGCGGCGATCAACAACGCCGGGGCATACGGGGGCGATATGACCGCCTGTGTCCGGGAGGTGGAGGTATACCGCGCGGCGGGGGTGGCTCGTTACGCTGTCGCTGATATGGCCTATGCTTACCGCACTTCGGCACTCAAGGGTATGCAGGAGCCGTACCTGGTGACGACTGTCACGCTTCAGCTGGCGCCTGGCGCTGATCCAGCGGCGCTCAAAGCTCAGGCGGCGGAATACATTGCTCATCGTAAGCGCACACAACCGCCGGGGGCCAGCCTGGGCAGCATCTTCAAGAATCCGCCGGGCGACTACGCTGGACGCCTGATCGAGGCTGCCGGGCTAAAAGGGGCGCGGCGCGGTCAGGTGCAGATCTCAGAGAAGCACGCCAATTTCCTGGTCAACCTGGGCGAAGGCGGCACGGCGACGGACTACCTGGCGCTGATCCGGCTGGCTCAGGAAACCGTCGCGGCCAGGTTCGGTGTGCGGCTGGAACTGGAGATCGAACTGCTGGGCGATTTCAGCACCTGAAACAATGCCTGCCAGCGGTATGAAGTCGTAAATTTCCTGTGAAATCGCCGGGCGGTGGGGTGCGTGCCGCGGCGGGACTTACTTTTTTCACGCTTGGCATATCATGGGATAAGTGGGAAAAT
This window harbors:
- a CDS encoding UDP-N-acetylmuramate--L-alanine ligase, with translation MLMPGQHVHFVGIGGSGLSAIARVMLQRGYRVSGSDRQLNELTAALARDGAVIYAGHRAEHIGDAALVIISSAVPADNPEVLAARARGLPVLKRSDILAELMAGQVGVAVAGTHGKTTTTAMIVHILRETGRDPSFIVGGVVPGVGTNAGVGRGEAFVIEADEYDHMFLGLQPTIAVITNIEHDHPDLFPTLEVLTEDFRRFAALLPADGLLIACADDPGAAKLAAERQSVGAVVTTYGLASPQADWRAVDVQARGKGMAFRVVRAGRDIGAGLLSVPGAHNVQNALAALIAAMRLGVPEKDALAALATYSGAGRRFEVRGQAGGVTVIDDYAHHPTAITVTLRAARAAYPQATIWAVWQPHTFSRLRALFDAFAAAFPPEAADHVLITDVYAAREQQSDGPGIPELIARISHPDVRHTPTLDSAVEALAVGVQPGDVVLILSAGDAPTIGVRLLERLRQGR
- the murB gene encoding UDP-N-acetylmuramate dehydrogenase, encoding MAVDYTLLEERFGDRLRRDEPLARHTAARLGGPADALVVAHNLADLIFAARFAWERGVPHRILGGGSNVLMADSGFRGLVIINRAAALTIGADGVVRAESGASLSTVARRCMARGLRGLEWAVSVPGTIGGAAINNAGAYGGDMTACVREVEVYRAAGVARYAVADMAYAYRTSALKGMQEPYLVTTVTLQLAPGADPAALKAQAAEYIAHRKRTQPPGASLGSIFKNPPGDYAGRLIEAAGLKGARRGQVQISEKHANFLVNLGEGGTATDYLALIRLAQETVAARFGVRLELEIELLGDFST